The following are encoded together in the Paraburkholderia sp. BL10I2N1 genome:
- a CDS encoding penicillin-binding transpeptidase domain-containing protein — translation MATPAKFWLSPNYPSYDPNDRSLLRGPALRNRVVTDVFEPGSIMKPFTVSLTLDLRRVSPDSLVETNRTLSLEGATITDDANFGTLTVAGVIQKSSNIGATKIALTMKPEEMWKMYTALGFGHAPDLGFPGAGVGIVRPWRKWHRIEQATMSYGYGVSVSLIQLAHAYTVFANNGRLVPLSLYKTDEASVKDTQIFTEHTTDEVRVMLESVVAKDGTAPQAEVPGYSVGGKTGTAYTATRHGYERNAYRASFVGVIPIRNPRLVIAVSVDKPKGAKHYGGDVSGPVFAEIAQAAMGVLNVQPDEPVTEAAHPEPLLN, via the coding sequence ATGGCCACACCGGCGAAATTCTGGCTCTCGCCAAATTATCCGAGCTACGACCCGAACGATCGTTCCTTACTACGAGGGCCTGCTTTGCGTAACCGAGTGGTGACGGATGTATTCGAACCGGGTTCGATAATGAAACCGTTTACGGTCTCACTCACTCTCGACCTGCGCCGGGTTTCGCCTGATTCGCTCGTGGAGACGAACCGAACGCTCTCCCTGGAGGGAGCCACCATCACGGACGACGCAAATTTCGGCACTTTGACTGTTGCTGGGGTTATCCAGAAGTCAAGCAATATCGGCGCAACGAAGATAGCGCTAACGATGAAGCCCGAGGAAATGTGGAAGATGTACACTGCCCTCGGATTCGGGCACGCTCCAGACCTCGGGTTCCCCGGCGCTGGTGTCGGCATCGTGAGACCGTGGCGAAAGTGGCATCGCATCGAGCAGGCGACGATGTCCTACGGATACGGCGTGTCCGTATCGCTAATCCAGCTCGCGCACGCCTACACGGTCTTCGCGAACAACGGCAGGCTCGTGCCGCTTTCGCTGTACAAGACGGACGAAGCGTCCGTCAAAGATACGCAGATTTTCACCGAGCACACAACGGATGAAGTCAGGGTAATGCTGGAGAGTGTGGTGGCGAAAGACGGTACTGCTCCTCAGGCCGAAGTCCCTGGATACAGCGTCGGGGGAAAGACAGGAACGGCCTATACCGCCACCCGCCACGGATATGAGAGGAACGCCTACCGCGCATCGTTCGTGGGGGTTATTCCGATCAGAAACCCGAGGCTCGTGATAGCTGTTTCGGTCGACAAGCCCAAAGGCGCGAAGCACTATGGCGGTGACGTTTCAGGACCTGTATTCGCCGAGATTGCGCAGGCAGCGATGGGCGTGCTCAACGTCCAGCCGGACGAGCCCGTGACCGAAGCGGCCCATCCAGAGCCGTTGTTGAATTAG
- a CDS encoding cupin, which translates to MLDKTVASTLELNGEVTRDAQYFEYTSSANPIGAKLISRVPYRSFLTSLYDSGPTRVVPLDLSAELRCEGPATGPGLIANFVRILAGEKVSLNPNATSQVFYVLEGSGAAVQPKTSFQFAKGDFFALPGGAEAVLTADSTARLYYVNDAPLLAYLGVDVGQARFSPTLYPAVRAEEELLKVAGAPGAGQRSRVSILLGNAEFPQTRTVTHTLWAMFGVIAPNTMQKPHRHQSIALDFISECKPGCYTLVGTELDEQGNIVNPERVDWEPGMAFVTPPGYWHSHFNESGENGYVIPIQDAGLQTYLRSLDIQFAH; encoded by the coding sequence ATGCTGGACAAAACCGTAGCTTCAACGCTTGAGCTCAATGGCGAAGTGACGCGTGACGCTCAATACTTCGAATACACTTCGTCGGCCAATCCGATCGGCGCGAAGCTGATTTCGCGAGTTCCGTATCGTTCTTTCCTGACCTCGCTTTACGACAGCGGTCCAACGCGGGTAGTGCCGCTTGACCTGTCTGCTGAACTGCGTTGCGAGGGCCCCGCTACCGGTCCTGGGCTGATCGCCAACTTCGTGCGTATTCTCGCTGGCGAGAAGGTTTCATTGAACCCAAACGCGACTTCGCAGGTTTTTTACGTCCTGGAAGGCTCGGGCGCCGCAGTACAGCCAAAGACTTCATTCCAGTTCGCCAAGGGTGATTTTTTTGCGCTTCCCGGTGGCGCAGAAGCAGTGCTGACGGCTGACTCGACCGCGCGGCTCTACTACGTCAACGATGCGCCGTTGCTCGCCTATCTGGGTGTGGACGTCGGGCAGGCGCGCTTTTCGCCGACGCTTTACCCCGCAGTCCGCGCGGAAGAGGAACTGCTGAAGGTCGCTGGAGCACCGGGCGCTGGTCAGCGCAGTCGCGTCAGCATTCTGCTTGGCAACGCGGAATTTCCGCAGACTCGCACGGTGACCCACACCCTGTGGGCAATGTTTGGCGTTATTGCGCCGAACACGATGCAAAAGCCGCACCGCCATCAGTCGATCGCGCTCGACTTCATTTCGGAGTGCAAGCCCGGTTGCTATACGCTGGTCGGAACCGAACTGGATGAGCAGGGCAACATCGTCAACCCGGAGCGCGTCGACTGGGAACCAGGCATGGCTTTCGTCACGCCGCCGGGCTACTGGCACTCACACTTCAATGAGTCGGGGGAAAACGGCTACGTGATCCCAATCCAGGACGCGGGTCTTCAGACGTATCTGCGTTCGCTGGATATCCAGTTCGCACATTGA
- a CDS encoding FUSC family protein has product MILSIFRRLPHRKQAFFRNLARQRPAWMVSFAIEEASLSEGLRAASASTAMLLVGQILHDPLFSWAAIGAFWTCLADAAGSSRRRFASMMGFAVLSTVCGGLTALASGAGAFAACAAVLAVSFCAGLASIWSPAAYQLALVTATTCIVMVDSPMHSISGGAPLLGIYLSGCLVATVLSFSIWRIHPFGPSRYAVRLVYQHLSDSARDIASLATDPAATRADWTRHATEFRAMVRQSLEAARKALISLPQSRVEGRQLFGDLQLALDDADQILVTLIVVSTAADHALIPGNAPCRPGRDRAVRLARCLGMLAEVLARIALVLEKPLSPFPYELRARLPTVARRLEEALDHSLSIRLLSVNAQRYAPAATEQGWWRATLGTTRNALKTLRANLRPGSPGLRHAARLCLATTSAFVVVRSFHIPFGYWATMATLFVLQPASGTTLSRSLERAAGSAAGAALAAVIGLIIHSPLAISFVVFPLVCLTMGLRRVSYSLYVVFLTPSFVLVADFAKPANEFMYALDRLGNNLLGCLAAVLATWIVWSAKGGESLGDAVEHAVETNLAYLAAAAGISHRCDGEIEALRRAAGLASTHAEEIYRRGWPSRTPQRRKTVATLSLLRRILGTAAVVRNSPIPAEGSAPFRDVLCTAIDKIHAQAHTSTDTPPSIPRDIRLRPIEYELLRQLMELWTLRRTIIVKERAEGEPVT; this is encoded by the coding sequence GTGATCCTTTCTATCTTTCGTCGCCTGCCGCATCGAAAGCAGGCCTTCTTTCGCAACCTCGCGCGGCAGCGCCCCGCGTGGATGGTTTCTTTCGCCATCGAGGAAGCAAGCCTGTCCGAGGGCCTCCGGGCAGCTAGCGCGTCGACCGCGATGCTGCTCGTCGGACAGATTTTGCATGACCCCCTTTTCTCCTGGGCCGCGATCGGCGCGTTCTGGACGTGCCTCGCCGATGCGGCTGGTTCGTCGCGCCGCCGCTTCGCGTCGATGATGGGATTCGCCGTGCTCTCCACCGTGTGTGGCGGCCTGACAGCCCTTGCCTCAGGCGCGGGCGCATTCGCGGCCTGCGCCGCGGTGCTGGCCGTCTCGTTCTGCGCCGGGCTTGCGTCCATCTGGTCGCCCGCCGCCTACCAGCTCGCGCTCGTGACGGCGACCACCTGCATCGTCATGGTGGATAGTCCGATGCACAGTATCAGCGGCGGTGCACCGCTACTCGGTATCTACCTGAGCGGTTGCCTCGTGGCGACCGTCCTCAGCTTTAGCATCTGGCGCATTCACCCGTTCGGACCAAGCCGTTATGCCGTCCGGCTCGTGTATCAGCATCTGTCTGATTCGGCACGCGATATTGCCTCGCTGGCCACTGATCCCGCCGCCACGCGCGCCGATTGGACGCGGCACGCGACCGAATTTCGTGCAATGGTCCGGCAGTCGCTGGAAGCCGCACGCAAAGCGCTGATCAGTTTGCCCCAGTCGCGCGTAGAAGGACGCCAGCTGTTCGGCGATCTGCAACTCGCCCTCGACGACGCCGACCAGATCCTCGTCACCCTGATCGTCGTCTCAACGGCGGCCGACCATGCGTTGATTCCCGGAAACGCTCCGTGCCGCCCTGGGCGAGACCGCGCAGTACGGCTCGCACGCTGCCTCGGCATGCTCGCAGAGGTGCTTGCCCGCATCGCGTTGGTCCTTGAAAAACCGCTTTCGCCGTTCCCGTATGAACTGCGCGCGCGCCTGCCGACAGTCGCCCGGCGACTCGAAGAGGCCCTGGATCATTCGCTCTCCATCCGCCTTTTGTCAGTCAACGCGCAGCGCTATGCGCCCGCAGCAACGGAACAGGGCTGGTGGCGCGCCACGCTCGGCACCACACGCAACGCACTCAAAACGCTGCGGGCGAACCTGCGGCCTGGTTCGCCCGGCCTGCGCCACGCAGCGCGGCTTTGCCTGGCGACGACGTCCGCGTTCGTCGTCGTGCGAAGCTTTCACATTCCGTTTGGTTATTGGGCAACCATGGCAACACTGTTCGTGCTGCAACCTGCTAGCGGCACGACACTGTCCAGAAGTCTGGAGCGCGCGGCCGGAAGTGCGGCCGGCGCCGCGCTCGCCGCGGTGATCGGGCTTATTATTCACAGCCCGCTTGCGATCTCGTTCGTCGTCTTCCCGCTGGTGTGCCTTACGATGGGACTACGGCGCGTCAGCTATAGCTTGTATGTCGTGTTCCTTACCCCGTCGTTCGTGCTGGTCGCCGATTTCGCCAAGCCGGCGAACGAGTTCATGTACGCACTCGACCGACTCGGAAACAACCTGCTCGGCTGTCTGGCCGCAGTGCTCGCTACCTGGATCGTCTGGTCAGCGAAAGGCGGCGAAAGTCTCGGCGACGCCGTTGAGCACGCGGTCGAAACCAACCTCGCGTATCTGGCCGCTGCGGCAGGAATTTCACATCGATGCGACGGTGAGATCGAGGCACTACGGCGCGCCGCGGGCCTCGCAAGCACGCACGCCGAGGAGATTTATCGACGCGGTTGGCCAAGCCGCACGCCTCAGCGACGCAAGACCGTTGCGACGCTCTCGCTGCTACGGCGGATTCTGGGAACGGCAGCCGTTGTCCGGAACTCGCCAATTCCGGCGGAAGGAAGTGCACCGTTCCGCGATGTTCTCTGCACCGCTATCGACAAGATCCACGCACAGGCACACACGAGCACCGACACGCCACCAAGTATTCCACGTGACATTCGGCTGCGTCCCATCGAGTATGAATTGCTGCGCCAGTTAATGGAACTGTGGACACTGCGCCGCACCATCATCGTGAAAGAACGTGCCGAAGGCGAGCCGGTAACCTAG
- a CDS encoding LysR family transcriptional regulator: protein MDYFSAIRAFLHAAELGSFSKAADKVGIKTSTVSRYINELEQDLGIALFNRSTRGLVPTEGGRVFREHALIVIKSLDEAREITASLNTSPRGLLRVTMPTSFGRRHVIRHLPDFMDRYPKIDIDAVVTDDVLNIIDSGIDLAIRIGVLPDSQLMARQLAVHRRIVCSSPAYLAQHGTPASPEELAGHTTLRMPLATDDTWFFVNRTHRTVPQDVSVRLQSRLRVNDTEAVLDLAIAGRGIALLPTWAIGPAFRKGKLVQLLPEWEAQPTRAAPAVWAVYPPKKTVSSKVRAFLDFYAAIFSQEGYWES, encoded by the coding sequence ATGGACTACTTCTCTGCAATACGCGCTTTTCTTCATGCGGCGGAGCTCGGAAGTTTCAGCAAGGCGGCAGATAAAGTTGGGATTAAGACCTCTACCGTTTCGCGCTATATCAACGAACTGGAACAGGATCTAGGAATCGCGCTTTTCAATCGATCGACGCGAGGCCTGGTGCCCACCGAAGGGGGACGGGTCTTCAGGGAACACGCGCTTATCGTCATCAAAAGCCTGGACGAAGCACGCGAAATCACAGCATCACTCAACACGTCTCCGCGCGGGCTCCTGCGCGTTACGATGCCGACATCATTTGGGCGCAGACACGTGATACGCCATCTGCCGGATTTCATGGATCGCTACCCCAAAATCGATATCGATGCGGTCGTCACCGACGACGTCCTGAACATCATTGATTCGGGCATCGACCTCGCGATCAGAATTGGTGTACTCCCGGATTCGCAATTGATGGCGCGGCAACTGGCAGTACATCGACGGATTGTATGTTCGAGCCCGGCCTATCTGGCACAGCACGGCACCCCCGCGTCCCCGGAGGAACTAGCAGGCCACACGACGCTACGCATGCCCCTGGCGACAGACGACACATGGTTTTTCGTCAACCGCACGCATCGCACGGTTCCCCAAGACGTATCTGTGCGACTCCAGAGCCGCTTGCGTGTCAACGATACCGAAGCGGTACTGGATCTCGCCATTGCCGGCCGCGGCATAGCCCTGCTACCCACCTGGGCAATCGGCCCCGCTTTCCGGAAAGGCAAGCTGGTGCAGCTCCTTCCTGAGTGGGAAGCACAGCCTACGCGCGCGGCGCCTGCGGTATGGGCCGTCTATCCCCCCAAAAAGACTGTGTCATCAAAGGTACGGGCGTTTCTCGACTTCTACGCAGCGATCTTCAGTCAGGAAGGCTACTGGGAAAGCTGA